A stretch of Gossypium hirsutum isolate 1008001.06 chromosome A06, Gossypium_hirsutum_v2.1, whole genome shotgun sequence DNA encodes these proteins:
- the LOC121230552 gene encoding ENTH domain-containing protein C794.11c gives MASATVMPRKTMGSVVFHEFKRQASFFLKEQIKTVRLALTDVTPVEFLTEEATDGNMLSPNACKLAEISRAAFEVDDYWRIVKILHKRLSKFDAKHWRASYNALVLLEYLLTHGPLRVAEEFQNDEHYIKQMANFQYIDEKRFNWGLRVRKLSEKILKLLENESFLKEERSRARQLTMGIKGFGSFNKISPSKDESFNWFSNNGRFGSMLYFDQNDEEYYFWEFKEKLIPWKLEETKGTNMSLKRSKDGEYEIKMEHPFCEDEMEDVVESLLS, from the exons aaaaacaatgggGAGTGTTGTTTTCCATGAATTCAAGAGACAAGCttcttttttcttaaaagaaCAGATCAAAACTGTAAGATTGGCTTTAACAGATGTTACACCAGTTGAATT CTTAACTGAAGAAGCCACAGATGGGAACATGTTATCACCAAATGCATGTAAACTGGCTGAAATATCAAGGGCTGCCTTTGAAGTTGATGATTATTGGAGAATTGTTAAGATTTTACATAAGAG GTTGTCCAAGTTTGATGCAAAGCATTGGCGGGCATCCTACAATGCTTTAGTATTATTGGAATATTTGTTAACTCATGGTCCTTTAAGGGTTGCTGAGGAGTTTCAAAACGATGAACATTACATCAAGCAAATGGCAAATTTTCAGTACATTGATGAAAAAAG gTTCAACTGGGGATTGAGAGTGAGAAAATTATCGGAGAAAATCTTGAAATTACTTGAAAATGAATCATTTCTCAAAGAAGAAAGATCAAGAGCTCGACAACTAACAATGGGGATCAAAGGCTTTGGGAGCTTCAACAAGATTTCACCTTCAAAAGATGAGAGTTTCAACTGGTTTAGCAACAATGGAAGGTTTGGGTCTATGTTATATTTTGATCAAAACGATGAAGAGTATTATTTCTGggaatttaaagagaaattaatTCCATGGAAGCTTGAAGAAACTAAAGGTACTAATatgagtttaaaaagaagtaaAGATGGAGAATATGAAATCAAGATGGAACATCCATTTTGCGAGGATGAAATGGAAGATGTTGTAGAATCATTGCTTTCTTAA